A genome region from Gloeocapsopsis sp. IPPAS B-1203 includes the following:
- a CDS encoding DUF3445 domain-containing protein, whose protein sequence is MKPLYLPFANGQWQMAMGLKPLQLQHWIEIDEDFADELNYKDKLLKDRYSEVFGSLPESEAAQQEVLQLLLEHLLQYFPDYYQQQDNCIFNKITKQVWHLNDFAANPLDLAGRLVQEDLCLMQLKHEYVLTAGSVCFPARWRLSEKLGRPLVQIHDPVPGYAQKLEQSVNKYFHRLKPECPGYRLNWGIVDSPELCLTQRHSTEAFGADITADNAGEKLWLRVERQTLRCLPVTDGILFTIRTYVYSLQKLASDPAIASQLATVVQQIPPEVQIYKNIFPIQTALLAYLQRVRA, encoded by the coding sequence GTGAAACCTCTTTATTTACCCTTTGCAAATGGGCAATGGCAAATGGCAATGGGGCTAAAGCCTTTACAATTGCAACACTGGATTGAGATTGATGAAGATTTTGCTGACGAATTGAATTACAAAGACAAACTACTCAAAGATCGCTATTCAGAAGTTTTTGGTAGTTTGCCAGAAAGTGAAGCAGCACAGCAAGAAGTCTTGCAATTACTGTTAGAGCATTTGTTGCAGTACTTTCCAGATTATTATCAACAGCAAGATAACTGTATATTCAATAAGATTACTAAACAAGTTTGGCATCTGAATGATTTTGCGGCAAATCCGCTTGATTTAGCAGGACGTTTAGTGCAAGAAGATTTATGTTTAATGCAACTTAAACATGAATACGTACTGACTGCAGGTTCGGTGTGTTTTCCAGCGCGGTGGCGCTTGTCGGAAAAGTTGGGGCGTCCTTTGGTGCAAATTCACGATCCGGTTCCAGGTTACGCCCAGAAGCTAGAACAATCTGTGAATAAGTATTTTCACCGCTTAAAACCGGAATGTCCTGGGTATCGTCTAAATTGGGGTATTGTTGATTCTCCAGAATTGTGTCTGACTCAACGCCACAGTACTGAAGCCTTTGGTGCAGATATTACTGCTGATAATGCTGGGGAGAAACTTTGGTTAAGAGTTGAGCGTCAAACTCTGCGATGCTTACCTGTAACCGATGGTATTTTGTTTACAATTCGTACTTACGTGTATTCTTTGCAGAAACTCGCAAGCGATCCGGCGATCGCATCTCAACTAGCAACAGTCGTTCAGCAAATTCCCCCCGAAGTGCAGATCTACAAAAATATTTTTCCTATTCAGACAGCACTTTTAGCCTATTTGCAGCGAGTTAGAGCTTGA
- a CDS encoding GntR family transcriptional regulator: MTIYIFVYKILLNPAVHLPMKRRSQLTIVHRSLEVQAADAIREQILSGILPPGSRLLEIELSERFNLSRGTIRSALQQLTYEGLVEQFPYRGCAVSGLSSRDAWELYTLRNALEGLAAKLIAESITPAKTKILNTKLQQLIKAAQLGKWQELAETDFALHKTIIELSEHQRLQQQYKVVEQQIRLYIVSCNAIHPDLDEIRLQHESLVDAICSGNAEVAEQIAKEHNGDGQALIAHLKTLEQKND; the protein is encoded by the coding sequence TTGACAATCTACATTTTTGTTTATAAAATATTGCTTAATCCTGCTGTACATCTCCCCATGAAGAGGCGATCGCAACTCACAATCGTTCATCGTAGTCTTGAAGTACAAGCTGCGGATGCGATTCGTGAACAAATTCTTAGTGGTATTCTTCCGCCAGGTTCGCGGCTATTAGAAATTGAATTGTCAGAACGATTCAACTTAAGTCGCGGTACAATTCGATCCGCATTACAACAGTTAACGTATGAAGGTTTAGTCGAACAATTTCCGTATCGCGGTTGTGCAGTTTCAGGACTAAGTTCGCGGGATGCTTGGGAACTTTACACGCTACGCAATGCATTAGAAGGTTTAGCCGCAAAACTGATAGCAGAGTCAATCACACCTGCTAAAACTAAGATTTTGAATACTAAGCTACAACAATTAATCAAAGCGGCACAATTAGGCAAGTGGCAAGAATTAGCAGAGACAGATTTTGCATTGCATAAAACTATCATTGAACTTTCAGAACACCAACGCTTGCAGCAACAATACAAAGTTGTTGAACAGCAAATTAGGTTGTATATCGTATCTTGCAATGCGATTCATCCAGATTTAGATGAAATTAGATTACAGCACGAAAGTCTAGTTGATGCGATTTGTTCAGGTAATGCTGAAGTTGCAGAACAAATTGCGAAAGAACATAACGGTGATGGTCAAGCATTAATAGCACACTTAAAAACATTAGAACAGAAAAATGATTAA
- a CDS encoding haloacid dehalogenase type II, translating into MINFNDYQALTFDCYGTLIDWESGILGAMKPILSAHGVEVDDREIIRYYSEFEPVIQQNGYIKYREVLKKVGQKFGDRFSFIPTSTEINSLPESLQNWQPFPDTIEALHLLKQKYKLVIVSNVDNDLFAATAKHLKVEFDEIITAEQAQSYKPSLNNFKLTFSRIGVPKEQILHVAASLYHDIVPARSLGLTTVWVNRNAEDSTHLPESSQPHLEVPDLRSLVLLMKS; encoded by the coding sequence ATGATTAATTTTAATGATTATCAAGCTTTAACGTTTGATTGCTACGGAACTTTAATTGATTGGGAAAGTGGTATTTTAGGAGCAATGAAGCCTATTTTATCTGCTCATGGTGTTGAAGTAGATGATCGTGAAATCATTAGATATTATTCTGAGTTTGAGCCAGTAATTCAGCAGAATGGTTATATTAAATACCGAGAAGTTCTCAAGAAAGTTGGGCAAAAGTTTGGCGATCGCTTTAGTTTTATACCGACTTCAACCGAAATCAACTCGCTTCCTGAATCTTTACAAAATTGGCAACCTTTTCCTGATACAATAGAAGCACTTCATTTACTCAAGCAAAAATACAAGCTAGTCATTGTTTCTAACGTAGATAACGATTTATTCGCTGCTACTGCAAAGCATTTAAAAGTTGAATTTGATGAAATTATTACAGCAGAACAAGCACAAAGTTATAAACCATCTTTAAATAATTTCAAGCTGACATTTTCTAGAATTGGGGTACCAAAAGAGCAAATATTACACGTTGCCGCAAGTCTGTATCATGATATCGTTCCAGCGCGATCGTTAGGATTAACAACAGTCTGGGTAAATCGGAATGCAGAAGATAGCACTCATTTACCTGAAAGTAGTCAACCGCATTTAGAAGTACCAGATTTGCGATCGCTTGTTTTGTTAATGAAGAGTTGA
- a CDS encoding MOSC N-terminal beta barrel domain-containing protein, with protein sequence MTASVVGSVISLWRYPVKSMMGEELDATEISEQGIVGDRAYALIESATGKVVSAKNPRKWAKLFDFHAAFIDSPTINNIPPVEITLPDSTKLSSEQENINELLSNVLGRGVTLASTAPPQLLLEEYWLDMEGLPHRETVTDENIPAGTFFDLATVHLLTTATIERLQHLNSSGRFEMQRFRPNIAVASTTNNDFVENGWIDRTVAIGEEVRLSITGFCPRCVMTTLPQGDLPNDPSILKTALQHNKGNAGVYASVVQGGTIRCGDLIQILD encoded by the coding sequence ATGACAGCGTCGGTAGTTGGTTCAGTTATCTCGTTGTGGCGTTATCCTGTCAAATCAATGATGGGGGAAGAGTTGGATGCAACTGAGATTAGCGAACAGGGAATAGTAGGCGATCGCGCTTATGCTTTAATCGAATCCGCCACAGGTAAAGTCGTCAGTGCCAAAAATCCCCGCAAATGGGCTAAATTATTCGACTTCCACGCTGCTTTTATTGATTCACCGACAATAAATAACATTCCACCAGTTGAAATTACACTTCCAGACAGCACCAAATTATCAAGCGAACAAGAAAATATCAATGAGTTACTTTCCAATGTATTGGGGCGTGGGGTAACACTCGCATCAACTGCACCACCGCAACTCCTTTTAGAAGAATATTGGTTAGATATGGAAGGGCTACCGCATCGGGAAACTGTTACAGATGAGAACATACCTGCGGGTACTTTCTTTGATTTAGCCACAGTACATTTGTTAACAACAGCAACAATCGAACGCTTACAGCACTTAAATTCATCGGGACGATTTGAAATGCAGCGATTTCGTCCTAATATAGCAGTTGCTTCTACCACGAACAACGATTTTGTTGAAAACGGCTGGATTGATCGCACAGTTGCAATTGGTGAGGAAGTTCGCCTAAGTATTACAGGCTTTTGTCCCCGTTGTGTGATGACAACTTTACCTCAAGGTGATTTACCTAACGATCCGAGTATTCTTAAAACAGCACTACAGCACAACAAGGGCAATGCGGGTGTTTACGCCAGCGTAGTGCAGGGGGGTACAATCCGTTGTGGTGATTTGATCCAAATTTTGGATTAA
- a CDS encoding GNAT family N-acetyltransferase — translation MPFAIAHLQRVNKEVSPDSPSDIALHTLKFNKCCHRLLLMLAFPYLKTERLILRPATQADAEAIFTVFSDPQVTQFHNLDTFTHIDEAIEVIERRAKGFESGRGIRWGIARQQDNCLIGSCGFTWDKQANAAEVGYELASQFWQQGIMSEALSAILQYGFETIGIQYVIAEVMLENIASKKLLQKLGFHQGKWMQHGFWKGQYHDLEQFILTKADRRLDTPT, via the coding sequence TTGCCATTTGCCATTGCCCATTTGCAAAGGGTAAATAAAGAGGTTTCACCTGATTCTCCCTCTGATATTGCCTTACATACTCTAAAGTTTAATAAATGCTGTCACCGATTGTTATTAATGCTTGCTTTCCCCTATCTGAAAACAGAACGGCTGATACTTCGCCCAGCAACTCAAGCAGATGCTGAGGCTATCTTTACTGTATTTTCCGATCCTCAAGTCACTCAATTTCATAACCTTGATACATTCACCCATATTGATGAAGCAATTGAGGTTATTGAACGCAGAGCAAAAGGATTTGAAAGTGGGCGTGGTATACGTTGGGGTATTGCTCGCCAACAAGACAATTGTTTGATTGGTTCGTGCGGCTTCACATGGGATAAACAAGCAAATGCTGCTGAGGTTGGTTACGAACTTGCCAGTCAATTTTGGCAACAGGGCATTATGAGTGAAGCTTTAAGTGCCATTCTGCAATATGGATTTGAAACCATAGGAATACAGTATGTTATTGCAGAGGTTATGTTAGAAAATATAGCTTCTAAAAAATTATTGCAAAAATTAGGTTTCCATCAGGGTAAATGGATGCAACATGGCTTTTGGAAAGGGCAATATCATGACTTGGAGCAGTTTATTTTAACAAAAGCTGATAGGCGGCTGGATACACCTACGTAG
- a CDS encoding ATP-binding protein has translation MNSLISEVTTELIHQSRSQGTTLEAFIPHGHCYLWQPELVGLHIVSDSLIAVAYYSIPLTLFYFVRQRKDLPFNWIFLLFGTFIVACGTTHLMGIWTLWHPNYWLSGTIKLITAVVSVYTAVLLVPLVPQALALPSPAQLEAANQELRNQIAERERAEERIRTLNMELEQRVIERTTELETANKLKDELLVREQEARASAEVANRAKDEFLSILSHELRTPLNAMLGWSQLLRSQKLDEATRSRGLEAIERSARGQANLIEDLLDISRIITGKLRLHVRPIELVPVIEAAIDTVRPAADAKQVRIQSVLDPLAGPVSGDSDRLQQVVWNLLSNAIKFTPKGGRVQVRLERVNSHVEIVVSDTGVGINSDFLPYIFERFKQADSTQTRSHGGLGLGLAIVRHLVELHGGNVQAQSPGEGQGSTFVVQLPLTVVLNTNESERIHPTVGGEVLFDYAPTLSGLSILVVDDEIDARELLSTVLQECGAVVSAVASVADAIAAIEQFQPDILVSDIGMPGEDGYSLIRRIRAMEAQSGGRIPAVALTAYARVEDRTRALAAGFQMHIAKPVNPTELVAVIANLAGWKGVMSFEF, from the coding sequence ATGAATAGTTTGATATCAGAAGTCACTACTGAGTTAATACATCAGAGCAGATCTCAAGGGACCACTCTAGAGGCATTTATTCCTCACGGTCACTGCTATCTATGGCAACCAGAATTAGTAGGGCTACATATTGTTTCTGATTCACTGATTGCAGTTGCTTACTACTCAATTCCTCTGACGCTATTCTATTTTGTTCGGCAGCGGAAAGATTTACCTTTCAATTGGATCTTTTTGCTGTTTGGAACCTTTATTGTAGCCTGTGGTACAACCCATTTAATGGGGATTTGGACGCTATGGCATCCTAATTACTGGCTATCAGGAACAATCAAACTTATCACAGCAGTTGTTTCAGTTTATACGGCTGTACTGCTTGTGCCACTAGTACCACAGGCTTTAGCGTTACCGAGTCCGGCACAGCTTGAAGCTGCTAACCAAGAATTACGAAATCAAATTGCTGAACGCGAACGAGCAGAGGAACGGATTCGTACTTTGAACATGGAACTCGAACAACGAGTGATAGAGCGCACTACTGAACTTGAAACTGCGAATAAATTGAAAGATGAATTGCTCGTGCGCGAACAAGAAGCCCGTGCTAGTGCGGAAGTTGCGAATCGAGCAAAGGATGAGTTTCTCTCTATACTTTCTCATGAATTGCGTACCCCACTCAATGCAATGTTGGGATGGTCGCAACTTCTCCGCAGCCAAAAGCTAGACGAAGCGACACGTTCTCGTGGACTGGAAGCCATTGAGCGTAGTGCTAGAGGTCAAGCAAACTTAATTGAGGATCTACTCGATATTTCACGGATTATTACTGGTAAACTGCGCTTGCACGTTCGTCCAATTGAGCTTGTTCCGGTGATTGAGGCAGCAATTGATACGGTGCGTCCTGCGGCTGATGCAAAGCAAGTGCGGATTCAAAGTGTGCTCGATCCATTAGCAGGTCCAGTTTCAGGAGATTCGGATCGCTTACAGCAGGTAGTGTGGAATTTACTATCGAATGCCATTAAGTTTACGCCAAAAGGTGGGCGAGTTCAAGTGCGGCTAGAACGGGTAAATTCGCACGTTGAAATTGTTGTGAGTGATACAGGAGTGGGTATTAACTCTGACTTTTTACCGTATATTTTTGAACGCTTTAAGCAAGCTGATAGTACACAAACGCGATCGCATGGTGGTTTAGGTTTGGGATTAGCAATTGTACGTCATTTAGTAGAATTACATGGCGGAAATGTGCAAGCACAAAGCCCAGGAGAAGGACAGGGGTCAACTTTTGTCGTTCAGTTGCCACTTACAGTGGTATTAAATACTAATGAATCAGAACGAATCCATCCTACTGTGGGCGGCGAAGTTTTGTTTGATTACGCCCCAACGTTGAGTGGTTTATCAATTCTAGTCGTTGACGATGAGATAGATGCCCGTGAGTTACTTTCCACAGTACTCCAGGAGTGTGGTGCTGTGGTGAGTGCAGTAGCGTCGGTTGCAGATGCGATCGCTGCAATTGAACAATTCCAACCAGATATCTTGGTAAGCGATATTGGGATGCCAGGGGAAGATGGTTATAGTCTGATTCGCCGCATTAGAGCAATGGAAGCACAAAGTGGTGGCAGAATTCCAGCTGTTGCTTTGACAGCTTACGCCAGAGTAGAAGATCGCACCCGCGCCCTAGCAGCAGGATTTCAAATGCATATTGCCAAACCTGTGAATCCAACTGAGTTAGTTGCTGTGATTGCAAACCTCGCAGGATGGAAAGGAGTTATGAGTTTTGAGTTTTGA
- a CDS encoding DUF29 domain-containing protein codes for MSMEEVKTLYETDYQLWLAQTLKKLRLGDFENIDTENLIEEVESLGRSDRHAVSSYLMRLCEHLLKLKHWETEREMCFRGWNLEITNFRIQIQEQLETSPSLKTFLQENFLKQYTNGRKLFLKATDLDSSLIPEQPCFTLEQALDEDWLPWEHKSTSNH; via the coding sequence ATGAGTATGGAAGAAGTCAAAACTTTGTACGAGACAGACTATCAACTCTGGCTAGCGCAAACCCTGAAGAAGTTGCGATTGGGAGACTTTGAAAATATTGACACAGAAAACTTGATTGAAGAGGTAGAAAGTTTGGGTAGAAGCGATCGCCATGCAGTTTCCAGCTATTTGATGCGGCTTTGCGAACATTTACTCAAGCTTAAGCATTGGGAAACTGAACGGGAAATGTGTTTTAGGGGATGGAATTTAGAAATTACCAACTTTCGGATTCAAATTCAAGAACAACTGGAAACTAGCCCCAGTCTGAAAACATTTTTACAAGAGAACTTTCTCAAGCAATATACAAATGGTCGAAAATTGTTTTTGAAAGCAACCGATCTGGATTCTAGCTTGATTCCTGAACAACCATGTTTTACGCTGGAGCAAGCACTAGATGAAGACTGGCTACCCTGGGAACATAAATCGACCTCTAATCACTGA
- a CDS encoding MATE family efflux transporter — protein MCLTPSQSLRTEFREFLRLAIPLASAQVAQSTTGFVDTVIMGRLGSETLAAGGLAAITFTALLNITSWVMSGVSPLVAEAYGAGNKARVQQVARQGLWLSLILAILVMFLLGNIDTLMRQFGQQETTVAQAKTYLDIMLWGLFPALAFATLRSVVSGLSHARPIMIIVVVGTLFNIVGNYVLGFGRLGFPALGLQGLAWASIVSLWGMFLSLVAYILRHRQLKTYQLFENLHLLKLQIFWELVLISAPIGVSAALETGLFTIVTYLMGALGTEVLAAHQIVLQTIIVIFMVPLGMSFATTVRVGQWNGQQNYAAARQAGYVGISSGVVFMTMMAIALLVFPQQVIGLYIDVRAPENATILTAVMPMLTIAAIAQILDSVQKTTSGALYGLKDTRVPMLISFCTFWGIGLTSGYLLGFHFGLGGTGLWLGQSIGVAIAAGVFLWRFHQLSLSKSW, from the coding sequence ATGTGTTTAACTCCAAGCCAATCGCTTCGTACTGAATTTAGGGAGTTTCTGCGACTTGCAATTCCCTTGGCAAGCGCTCAAGTTGCCCAATCTACAACAGGCTTTGTAGATACTGTCATTATGGGTAGATTAGGGTCAGAAACTTTAGCTGCGGGAGGACTCGCGGCAATCACCTTCACAGCGCTACTCAACATTACCAGCTGGGTGATGAGCGGAGTTAGCCCTTTAGTGGCGGAAGCTTACGGCGCAGGCAACAAAGCTCGAGTTCAACAAGTTGCGCGGCAAGGGTTATGGCTATCACTGATACTTGCCATTCTCGTAATGTTCTTGCTCGGAAATATCGATACGCTCATGCGCCAGTTTGGACAACAAGAAACGACTGTGGCGCAAGCAAAGACGTATTTAGATATTATGCTTTGGGGTTTATTTCCCGCTTTAGCGTTTGCAACGTTACGCAGTGTTGTCTCTGGGCTTTCTCACGCACGTCCAATCATGATCATTGTTGTCGTTGGTACGCTGTTTAATATTGTAGGTAACTACGTCTTAGGGTTTGGTAGATTGGGGTTTCCGGCACTAGGGCTACAGGGGCTTGCTTGGGCAAGTATTGTGTCGCTTTGGGGAATGTTTTTGTCGCTCGTTGCCTACATACTTAGACACAGGCAGCTAAAAACTTACCAATTGTTTGAGAATTTACATTTGTTGAAGTTGCAAATCTTTTGGGAGTTGGTATTAATTAGCGCGCCAATCGGGGTATCTGCGGCATTAGAAACTGGACTATTTACTATTGTTACTTACCTAATGGGAGCATTAGGAACCGAGGTACTCGCTGCACATCAAATCGTTTTGCAAACCATCATTGTCATCTTCATGGTACCCCTGGGAATGTCCTTTGCAACAACAGTTCGCGTCGGGCAGTGGAATGGGCAGCAAAACTATGCTGCGGCACGCCAGGCGGGTTATGTAGGAATAAGTAGTGGAGTCGTATTTATGACAATGATGGCGATCGCCCTGCTTGTATTTCCTCAGCAAGTCATTGGGTTATATATCGATGTCCGTGCGCCAGAAAATGCCACAATATTAACCGCAGTCATGCCTATGCTGACAATTGCGGCGATCGCCCAAATCTTAGACAGCGTACAAAAAACCACATCCGGCGCACTCTATGGACTCAAAGATACTCGCGTACCAATGTTAATCAGCTTCTGCACCTTCTGGGGAATTGGGTTAACTAGTGGTTACTTACTTGGATTTCACTTTGGTTTGGGTGGTACGGGATTATGGTTAGGACAATCGATTGGTGTGGCGATCGCCGCTGGAGTTTTCTTATGGCGTTTTCATCAACTAAGTTTGTCTAAAAGTTGGTAA
- a CDS encoding flavin monoamine oxidase family protein: MSSPSTVYDCIVIGAGLAGLIAARNLHRLEKSVLVIEAQDRLGGRMHGQYLPSGQWIDRGGQWVGLTQDRILSLLDEYGIRRFPSPSEGLKVLVFDGRRYEFDGFFQGFPEGEAPGVSEAEWRDAMEAWKRFAALSQALPVGHPRRNNINQQLDGDTFARWIADNTHTAFGRWYFSYMARAVGYLGPAEPHQISLLHALWGQKCAPQSEHPEADLLHGGAGQIPQKIADELENRIRLGEPVLRIRQDSTKVEVETAKNSYTAQFAIVAMPPYHAGKITYDPPMPPLRAQLTQRVPMGCCAKIMISYDQPFWRAQGLAGIAIGNCQWIELCVDSSDPETGVGVIATFVVGDRYGRWQALSQSDRRAAILSDLAIYFGDEALSPSTYDEVDWPSEPWIGGGYAAFMPPGVWTSFGEALTAPVGRIYWAGTEIAERWAGFFDGAVRTGEAASEAIQSLLSAEY; encoded by the coding sequence ATGTCATCACCTTCCACTGTCTATGATTGTATTGTCATTGGTGCTGGACTTGCTGGACTCATCGCTGCCCGCAATCTGCATCGGTTAGAAAAAAGCGTTCTAGTTATCGAAGCACAAGATCGTCTTGGTGGTCGGATGCACGGTCAATACCTACCATCAGGGCAGTGGATTGATCGAGGAGGACAATGGGTTGGTCTAACGCAAGATCGCATTTTATCACTACTAGACGAGTATGGCATACGTCGTTTCCCATCACCATCCGAGGGGTTGAAAGTACTTGTATTTGATGGGCGGCGCTATGAGTTCGACGGTTTTTTTCAAGGTTTCCCAGAAGGAGAAGCCCCTGGAGTAAGTGAAGCAGAATGGCGCGATGCTATGGAAGCATGGAAGCGTTTTGCAGCCCTTTCTCAAGCTTTACCTGTAGGGCACCCACGCCGAAATAATATAAATCAACAACTTGATGGTGACACGTTTGCAAGGTGGATTGCAGATAATACGCATACTGCTTTTGGTCGCTGGTACTTTTCTTATATGGCTCGTGCTGTCGGCTACCTAGGACCTGCCGAACCTCATCAGATATCACTCCTACACGCCCTTTGGGGACAAAAATGCGCGCCCCAGTCTGAACACCCCGAAGCTGATCTCTTGCATGGTGGGGCAGGGCAAATTCCCCAGAAGATAGCAGATGAATTGGAAAATCGCATTCGGCTTGGTGAACCTGTGTTACGCATTCGCCAAGACAGTACAAAAGTTGAAGTTGAAACAGCTAAAAATTCTTATACTGCACAGTTTGCAATTGTGGCGATGCCACCTTATCATGCAGGTAAAATCACTTACGATCCGCCAATGCCGCCTTTACGGGCACAACTAACACAGCGAGTTCCTATGGGATGTTGTGCAAAAATCATGATCTCCTACGATCAACCATTCTGGCGGGCGCAAGGGCTTGCCGGAATTGCGATCGGAAACTGTCAGTGGATTGAACTTTGTGTAGATAGTTCTGATCCGGAAACTGGAGTTGGGGTGATAGCAACGTTTGTCGTTGGCGATCGCTACGGACGTTGGCAAGCATTGAGTCAAAGTGATCGCCGCGCTGCTATCCTTTCTGACTTAGCAATTTATTTTGGCGATGAAGCGTTGTCGCCCTCAACCTATGATGAAGTAGATTGGCCAAGTGAACCTTGGATAGGAGGTGGATATGCTGCGTTCATGCCGCCTGGGGTGTGGACAAGCTTTGGTGAGGCACTCACAGCCCCCGTAGGACGCATTTATTGGGCAGGCACAGAAATTGCTGAGCGTTGGGCTGGATTTTTTGATGGTGCTGTACGCACAGGTGAGGCAGCATCTGAGGCAATTCAGTCGCTTCTATCAGCAGAATACTAA
- a CDS encoding ammonium transporter, giving the protein MNAEAQEFLGTFISESYYFYASVFMLLIHAGFLAYEGGASRTKNVLATMVKNLLTLSSVGLAFFFFGWWVYNAFPLFPVSGGILGPWTNPATNETVTAAMAVVETSYPWSDALAPNTADHLTGVFFFAFALFAMTTASILSGALIERVKIGAYIILSIVLGSFTWVVAAAWGWNPFGWFYTAFGYHDFGCSAVVHGVSGFFALGVLLNLGPRIGKYDERGNPKPILPHNLPLTMVGLMLIFVGFYAFLAACLIFLPGYTRETTIYGTPMTLASIGVNTTLALASGIIGAYISSKADPFFTISGGLAGIISVGAGMDLYHPTVVIVLAFFGAFLMPKVALFIERIGIDDAVGAFGVHGFCGLLGSLAVGVLATGYPQGEGVPLTGFIGQLIPTLVCVIILGFIPGYGTSWLLKKFNLLRVPRDEEIAGLDIADLGVEGYPEYSMNWATSAINAQQRSETVASRLEPQPGVQE; this is encoded by the coding sequence ATGAATGCTGAAGCGCAAGAATTTTTAGGAACTTTTATTTCAGAGAGCTACTACTTCTATGCCTCTGTATTCATGTTATTAATTCATGCGGGTTTTCTTGCCTACGAAGGTGGTGCGTCGCGCACCAAAAATGTCCTTGCCACGATGGTAAAAAACCTTCTTACACTCTCAAGTGTAGGACTCGCATTTTTCTTCTTTGGCTGGTGGGTTTATAACGCTTTTCCGCTGTTTCCAGTTAGTGGTGGAATACTTGGTCCTTGGACAAATCCAGCAACAAACGAAACTGTAACAGCTGCAATGGCAGTTGTAGAAACATCTTATCCTTGGTCTGATGCCTTAGCACCAAACACTGCCGATCATTTAACCGGAGTCTTCTTTTTTGCTTTTGCACTATTTGCAATGACTACCGCTTCAATTCTTTCAGGAGCCTTAATCGAGCGTGTTAAAATTGGTGCATATATTATCTTATCAATTGTTCTAGGTTCATTCACTTGGGTTGTTGCTGCAGCGTGGGGATGGAATCCATTCGGTTGGTTTTACACAGCGTTTGGCTATCACGATTTTGGCTGTTCAGCAGTCGTTCACGGTGTTTCTGGTTTCTTCGCTTTGGGAGTATTACTTAATCTTGGTCCTCGCATTGGTAAGTATGACGAAAGAGGAAATCCAAAACCAATTTTACCACACAATCTACCGCTAACAATGGTAGGTTTAATGCTCATTTTTGTTGGTTTTTACGCCTTCTTAGCAGCTTGTTTAATTTTCCTCCCAGGCTATACCAGAGAAACAACAATTTACGGCACTCCAATGACTTTAGCTTCGATTGGAGTCAATACAACACTTGCACTAGCATCTGGAATTATTGGTGCTTATATTTCTTCCAAAGCTGACCCATTTTTCACAATTTCGGGAGGACTTGCAGGAATCATTTCAGTTGGTGCTGGTATGGATTTATATCATCCAACTGTAGTGATAGTCTTAGCTTTCTTTGGTGCTTTCTTAATGCCAAAAGTTGCTTTATTTATTGAAAGAATTGGTATTGACGATGCTGTAGGTGCTTTCGGCGTTCACGGCTTTTGTGGTTTACTCGGAAGTTTAGCAGTTGGAGTATTAGCAACGGGTTATCCTCAAGGCGAAGGTGTACCGCTAACCGGATTTATCGGACAATTAATTCCTACGCTAGTCTGCGTAATTATCTTAGGGTTTATTCCAGGATATGGCACAAGTTGGTTACTCAAGAAATTTAATCTCTTGCGCGTACCACGCGATGAAGAAATTGCTGGATTAGACATTGCAGATTTAGGTGTTGAAGGCTATCCCGAATACAGCATGAACTGGGCAACATCAGCCATTAATGCACAACAACGTAGCGAAACAGTAGCAAGTAGATTAGAACCACAACCTGGAGTGCAAGAGTAA